A genomic stretch from Helianthus annuus cultivar XRQ/B chromosome 1, HanXRQr2.0-SUNRISE, whole genome shotgun sequence includes:
- the LOC110880087 gene encoding calcium-dependent protein kinase 26, whose protein sequence is MGNVCLKGFQSIYNALCWPQQKSPNKVQPALSDKHFKDPQPVQTTPPETPRLAKEEVKDEVKVEVKPEVRLEHKPSKRVSIVKQQSKHKQSVKKPQEMKRMLSAGLQADRLLKVNNGNLKDFYMLGKKLGNGQFGTTYLCVEKKTSKQFACKSIAKRKLLTDDDIVDVKREIEIMHHLSGHPNVVSIKGAYEDSISVYLVMELCAGGELFDRIIDKSYYSEQKAADLAKTIVSVIEGCHSLGVMHRDLKPENFLFVDDDEDSVMKIIDFGLSSFFKPGEIFTDVVGSPYYVAPEVLLKYYGPEADIWSAGVIIYVLLCGVPPFYADTEEDIFEEVLHGKLDFSIDPWPKISESAKDLVKKMLVRDRKKRITAHEVLCHPWISVDGVAPDKPLDPAVLIHLTRFSAMNKLKKMAVKVIASKLSEDEIAGLKQMFKMIDTDNSGNITFEELKIGLKNFGANLEEYEIHDLMQAADINNNGIIDYEEFVAATLHLNKVYKEDSIYAAFSYFDKDGSGFITVNEIQQSCKELGIDESQIDDIIKEADLNNDGRIDYNEFVAMMQKESAVVGRRQQKNNLKIGLREGLPVC, encoded by the exons ATGGGAAATGTATGCTTAAAGGGTTTCCAGTCGATATATAACGCGTTATGCTGGCCTCAACAGAAATCTCCGAACAAGGTCCAACCGGCATTGTCAGATAAACATTTTAAGGATCCTCAGCCTGTTCAAACCACACCTCCGGAAACTCCTAGGTTAGCGAAAGAAGAGGTTAAAGATGAAGTCAAAGTGGAGGTCAAACCCGAAGTCAGATTAGAGCATAAGCCGTCCAAAAGGGTTTCAATAGTGAAGCAACAAAGCAAGCATAAACAGTCGGTTAAAAAGCCTCAGGAAATGAAGAGAATGTTAAGTGCAGGGCTTCAAGCTGACCGTTTGTTGAAGGTCAACAACGGGAATTTGAAAGATTTTTATATGTTAGGTAAGAAACTAGGAAACGGTCAATTCGGTACAACGTATCTTTGCGTAGAGAAAAAAACTAGTAAGCAGTTCGCTTGTAAATCCATTGCGAAGAGGAAGTTGCTTACAGACGATGATATAGTGGACGTTAAGAGAGAAATTGAAATAATGCATCATTTATCAGGACACCCTAATGTGGTTTCGATTAAAGGGGCTTATGAGGATTCGATATCCGTTTATTTGGTTATGGAACTTTGTGCTGGCGGTGAGTTGTTTGATCGAATCATCGATAAAAGTTATTATTCGGAACAAAAGGCTGCGGATCTTGCTAAAACTATTGTTAGCGTGATCGAGGGTTGTCATTCGCTTGGCGTGATGCATCGAGACTTAAAACCTGAAAACTTTTTATTCgtggatgatgatgaagattcaGTTATGAAGATCATAGATTTTGGGCTATCAAGTTTCTTTAAGCCCG GAGAAATTTTTACGGATGTTGTTGGAAGCCCTTATTATGTTGCACCCGAAGTTTTGCTTAAATATTATGGTCCAGAAGCCGATATATGGAGCGCTGGTGTGATTATTTATGTTCTTCTTTGTGGGGTGCCTCCATTTTATGCAG ATACCGAGGAGGATATATTTGAAGAGGTTTTGCATGGTAAACTTGACTTCAGTATAGACCCATGGCCTAAAATCTCTGAAAGCGCTAAAGATTTAGTTAAAAAGATGCTTGTTAGAGACCGCAAAAAAAGGATAACTGCTCATGAAGTTCTTT GCCACCCTTGGATTAGTGTTGACGGTGTTGCTCCAGACAAGCCTCTTGATCCTGCGGTCTTGATTCACTTAACTCGGTTTTCTGCCATGAATAAACTAAAGAAAATGGCTGTTAAG GTCATTGCGTCAAAACTCTCAGAAGACGAGATTGCTGGCTTAAAACAAATGTTTAAGATGATAGATACAGACAACAGCGGTAACATCACTTTCGAAGAACTGAAAATTGGATTGAAAAATTTTGGTGCAAATCTTGAAGAATATGAAATTCATGATCTAATGCAGGCT GCGGATATAAACAATAATGGTATAATTGACTACGAAGAATTTGTAGCTGCAACCTTGCATTTGAACAAAGTTTACAAGGAAGATAGTATTTATGCTGCCTTTTCGTATTTTGACAAAGATGGCAGCGGTTTTATAACCGTGAATGAGATCCAACAATCGTGCAAAGAATTGGGTATAGATGAATCACAAATAGATGACATTATTAAAGAAGCGGATCTGAACAAT GATGGGCGTATCGATTACAATGAGTTTGTTGCAATGATGCAAAAAGAAAGCGCCGTTGTCGGAAGGAGACAGCAAAAGAACAATCTTAAAATTGGACTCAGGGAGGGATTGCCAGTTTGTTGA
- the LOC110880162 gene encoding polyubiquitin, protein MASLRKPNGNGDGDDRPGNRKRKTPTDDNVKDYFDFEESNQGEIKVKTDTGEIIYVQVKGSDTIGRIKLKIHDKQNIPFDQQELVFNQKVLENNNTLANFPIKNQSTLTLMRKVDELMEVFVNTFTSKTISLLVKPTYTITKVKTEIEHKEGVLVDEQVLIFDKMVLGDGGTLFDFHINKKSTLTLMRKSKGDTVTLITISVKTLIGDQTITLKAKPSDTIKDIKTKIKYKLHIPHDE, encoded by the exons ATGGCTTCATTGAGGAAACCGAACGGCAACGGAGACGGAGACGAcaggcctggtaaccggaagagaaaaacCCCCACTGACGACAACGTCAAGGATTACTTTGATTTCGAGGAGAGCAACCAAGGCGAGATAAAGG TGAAGACAGACACCGGTGAGATCATCTATGTTCAAGTCAAAGGCTCAGACACCATTGGCCGCATCAAACTCAAGATCCACGATAAGCAAAATATCCCCTTTGACCAGCAGGAACTGGTATTCAACCAAAAGGTTCTTGAGAacaataatactcttgcgaactTTCCCATCAAGAATCAATCCACCCTAACACTTATGCGTAAAGTAGACGAATTAATGGAAGTGTTTGTGAATACCTTCACCAGTAAGACCATCTCTTTGTTGGTCAAACCCACCTATACCATCACCAAAGTGAAAACGGAGATCGAGCATAAGGAAGGTGTTCTTGTTGACGAGCAGGTGTTGATCTTCGACAAAATGGTTCTTGGGGACGGCGGTACCCTTTTCGATTTCCACATCAACAAGAAATCGACCCTCACACTCATGCGTAAATCAAAGGGAGACACGGTGACACTAATTACTATTTCCGTCAAGACCCTCATTGGAGATCAGACCATTACTCTGAAAGCCAAACCCTCAGACACCATTAAGGACATAAAAACCAAGATCAAGTATAAGTTGCATATTCCACATGACGAGTAG
- the LOC110880156 gene encoding polyubiquitin-B, with protein sequence MTDGYSLRKQTRHGDDRPGNRKSKNPIDDVHDYFYLKESNEGEIKVKTDTGDIISLKVKGLDTIGSVKLKIQAAIPFDHIPFDHQELIFNGKLLHNSNTLANLPIKKRSPTFTLMRKSEELMEIFVNTFTGKTISLWVKPTYTIHQVKSDIKRQEGIQWGEQVLIFNKMVLGDMGTIFDFHINRKSTLTLMRRSSGFTGPRQIFIKSLIGDQTVTQEVKPSDTIHGIKLKIQDKVDVPSDEQELIFNEMVLRNIDTLADCNINAESTLTLMRISAGSMHIFIKACYGDTITLKVKPSDTIRNVKSMIHDKERYPPHQQRLFYGGKQLEDSPTLADYHIPKESTLDFV encoded by the exons ATGACTGACGGTTATTCGTTGAGGAAACAAACCAGACACggagatgataggcctggtaaccggaagagcAAAAACCCCATTGACGACGTCCacgattatttttatttaaaggAGAGCAACGAAGGCGAGATCAAGG TCAAGACCGATACCGGTGATATCATCTCTCTTAAAGTCAAAGGCTTAGACACCATTGGCAGCGTCAAACTCAAGATCCAGGCTGCAATACCCTTTGACCATATTCCCTTTGACCATCAGGAACTCATCTTCAACGGAAAGCTTCTTCACAACAGCAATACCCTTGCCAACTTGCCCATCAAGAAGCGATCACCTACCTTCACACTTATGCGTAAATCAGAGGAATTGATGGAAATATTTGTGAATACCTTCACCGGAAAGACCATCTCTTTGTGGGTCAAACCCACCTACACCATCCACCAAGTGAAATCGGATATCAAGCGTCAGGAAGGTATCCAATGGGGCGAGCAAGTGTTGATCTTCAACAAAATGGTTCTTGGGGACATGGGTACCATTTTCGACTTCCACATCAATAGGAAATCGACCCTTACACTTATGCGTAGATCAAGCGGATTCACGGGACCCAGGCAGATCTtcattaagtccctcatcggAGACCAGACCGTTACTCAGGAAGTCAAACCCTCTGACACCATCCACGGCATAAAACTCAAGATCCAGGACAAGGTAGATGTTCCGTCGGACGAGCAGGAGTTGATCTTCAACGAAATGGTTCTCCGTAACATTGATACCCTTGCTGACTGTAACATTAACGCGGAATCCACACTCACACTTATGCGTATATCAGCAGGATCCATGCATATATTCATCAAGGCCTGCTATGGAGACACCATTACTCTCAAAGTCAAACCCTCAGACACCATACGCAATGTGAAATCCATGATCCATGATAAGGAACGTTATCCCCCACACCAGCAAAGACTTTTCTATGGTGGAAAGCAGCTGGAGGATAGCCCTACCCTTGCCGACTACCACATCCCCAAGGAATCAACCCTGGATTTTGTTTAA
- the LOC110880147 gene encoding polyubiquitin-B, whose amino-acid sequence MASSKKRKDYFESDSTDDDEINVVTSTGEVIPLPVKGSDTIREIKLKIQANEHIRIHQQELFFKENVSKYTNNSLANLPIKKESTRESVGFMNIFIKNLEGRIIYSLEVKPSDTVGNVKAKIMGGYRRVLMFNDVVLEDNDTLAHFHVVNGSILTCIDKADRKMEIFVNILTRKTISLLVTPTDTIANVKLTIFYQERIPVDEQVMIFNGMALENSGTLFDFHIKGESTLALMRRSRGLMQISIKTLKGYAITVEVNPSYTIGNVKSKIQDKMDIPHEEQELIFNEVVLDNIDTIADSNIGEESTLTLVCKSTGHMHIFIKTMSGKTINMKVKPSDTVYNVVSKIADMEGLPRCQLTLLFDGRGLIDSLTLADYHIHEKSTIDSVVRLIGD is encoded by the exons ATGGCTTCGTCGAAAAAACGAAAAGATTACTTTGAGAGTG ATTCCACAGACGATGACGAGATAAACG TTGTAACATCCACTGGTGAAGTCATCCCTCTTCCAGTCAAAGGATCAGACACCATCCGTGAAATAAAACTCAAGATCCAGGCTAACGAACATATCCGTATTCACCAGCAGGAACTCTTCTTCAAAGAAAATGTTTCTAAATACACCAATAATAGCCTTGCCAACTTGCCCATTAAGAAGGAGTCTACCCGTGAATCAGTTGGTTTCATGAACATATTCATCAAGAACCTGGAAGGAAGGATCATCTATTCTCTTGAAGTCAAACCTTCCGACACCGTCGGCAACGTAAAAGCCAAAATAATGGGTGGTTATCGGCGCGTGCTGATGTTCAATGATGTTGTTCTTGAAGATAACGATACCCTTGCTCACTTCCACGTCGTCAACGGATCCATACTCACGTGCATTGATAAAGCAGACAGAAAGATGGAAATATTTGTGAATATTCTCACCAGAAAGACCATCTCTTTGTTAGTCACCCCAACAGACACCATCGCTAACGTGAAATTGACGATCTTTTATCAGGAACGTATTCCTGTTGACGAGCAGGTGATGATCTTCAATGGAATGGCTCTTGAGAACAGCGGGACCCTTTTTGACTTTCACATCAAGGGGGAATCGACTCTTGCACTTATGCGTAGATCGAGAGGATTAATGCAGATATCTATCAAGACCTTAAAAGGATATGCCATTACCGTGGAAGTCAACCCCTCTTATACCATTGGCAATGTAAAATCCAAGATCCAGGATAAGATGGATATTCCCCATGAGGAGCAGGAGTTGATCTTCAATGAAGTGGTTCTAGACAATATCGACACCATTGCTGACTCTAACATCGGTGAGGAATCCACACTCACACTTGTCTGTAAATCAACGGGACATATGCATATATTCATCAAGACTATGTCTGGAAAGACCATTAATATGAAAGTCAAACCCTCGGACACTGTTTACAATGTGGTTTCCAAGATTGCGGATATGGAAGGTCTCCCGCGCTGTCAGCTAACCCTGCTCTTTGACGGAAGGGGTTTGATTGACAGCCTTACGCTTGCTGACTACCACATCCACGAGAAATCAACCATTGATAGTGTGGTACGCTTAATAGGAGATTAG
- the LOC110880132 gene encoding polyubiquitin isoform X2 produces MASLTEPSGDEDDRSGNRKRKNPSDDADSYFEAEENDDGQIKGLDTIGDIKIKIKDAESIPCHQQELIFDEMILQDTDILANLCIKKESTLKLMRNSNGFMKIFVKILGPCPETLSLEVEPSDTIGNVKAKMRRSGDVLIYNEIVLNDKHTLADFNIINGSTLTSMVKYEKSMEIFVNSYTGKTISLLVNPTYTISKVKSMLLYEEDIQYGEQVLIFNELVLEDSGTLFDFNINRKSTLTLMRRSRGSKESMKIFIKMLTGEIITQMVKPSDTVNNVKAKIQDKVHIPHRRQELIFNEVVLYGIDTLSSYNIKNESTLTVMRASPGLMRIFIRTLNGKTITLEVESSDTTENVQSKIQNLVGIPCDQQRLIFNEKLLAEGRTLADHGVHRESIIHLVLRLRG; encoded by the exons ATGGCTTCGTTGACGGAACCGAGTGGAGACGAAGACGATCGGtctggtaaccggaagagaaaaaacccCAGTGACGACGCCGACAGTTATTTTGAAGCCGAGGAGAACGACGATGGCCAGATAAAGG GCTTGGACACCATTGGCGACATTAAAATCAAAATCAAGGATGCGGAAAGTATTCCGTGCCACCAGCAGGAACTGATATTCGATGAAATGATTCTTCAAGACACCGATATCCTTGCGAACTTGTGCATCAAGAAGGAATCCACACTCAAACTTATGCGTAACTCAAATGGATTCATGAAGATATTTGTCAAGATCCTCGGCCCCTGCCCAGAGACTTTGTCTCTTGAAGTCGAACCCTCAGACACCATCGGCAATGTGAAAGCCAAGATGAGAAGATCCGGGGATGTGCTGATCTATAATGAAATTGTCCTTAACGATAAGCACACCCTTGCGGACTTCAACATTATCAACGGATCCACCCTCACAAGCATGGTTAAATATGAGAAATCTATGGAAATATTTGTGAATTCTTACACCGGAAAGACCATCTCCTTGTTAGTCAACCCCACATACACCATCAGCAAGGTGAAATCGATGCTCCTATATGAGGAAGATATTCAATATGGGGAGCAGGTGTTGATCTTCAACGAACTGGTTCTTGAGGACAGTGGGACCCTTTTCGACTTCAACATCAACAGGAAATCGACCCTCACGCTTATGCGTAGATCAAGGGGATCAAAGGAATCCATGAAGATATTCATCAAGATGCTTACCGGAGAGATCATTACTCAGATGGTTAAACCCTCGGACACTGTCAACAATGTAAAGGCCAAAATCCAGGATAAGGTGCATATTCCGCATCGCCGGCAGGAGTTGATCTTCAACGAGGTGGTTCTCTATGGCATTGATACCCTTTCTAGCTATAATATCAAAAACGAATCCACACTCACGGTTATGCGTGCATCACCGGGATTAATGCGTATATTTATCAGGACCCTAAATGGAAAGACCATTACTCTAGAAGTTGAATCCTCCGACACCACTGAGAATGTGCAATCGAAGATACAAAATCTGGTAGGTATTCCATGCGACCAACAAAGACTGATATTTAACGAAAAACTACTGGCGGAGGGGCGTACCCTTGCTGACCATGGCGTCCACAGGGAATCAATCATCCATCTTGTTTTAAGATTAAGGGGATGA
- the LOC110880132 gene encoding polyubiquitin isoform X1, with translation MASLTEPSGDEDDRSGNRKRKNPSDDADSYFEAEENDDGQIKVMTVTSKIISLNVKGLDTIGDIKIKIKDAESIPCHQQELIFDEMILQDTDILANLCIKKESTLKLMRNSNGFMKIFVKILGPCPETLSLEVEPSDTIGNVKAKMRRSGDVLIYNEIVLNDKHTLADFNIINGSTLTSMVKYEKSMEIFVNSYTGKTISLLVNPTYTISKVKSMLLYEEDIQYGEQVLIFNELVLEDSGTLFDFNINRKSTLTLMRRSRGSKESMKIFIKMLTGEIITQMVKPSDTVNNVKAKIQDKVHIPHRRQELIFNEVVLYGIDTLSSYNIKNESTLTVMRASPGLMRIFIRTLNGKTITLEVESSDTTENVQSKIQNLVGIPCDQQRLIFNEKLLAEGRTLADHGVHRESIIHLVLRLRG, from the exons ATGGCTTCGTTGACGGAACCGAGTGGAGACGAAGACGATCGGtctggtaaccggaagagaaaaaacccCAGTGACGACGCCGACAGTTATTTTGAAGCCGAGGAGAACGACGATGGCCAGATAAAGG TGATGACCGTCACCAGTAAGATTATCTCGCTTAATGTTAAAGGCTTGGACACCATTGGCGACATTAAAATCAAAATCAAGGATGCGGAAAGTATTCCGTGCCACCAGCAGGAACTGATATTCGATGAAATGATTCTTCAAGACACCGATATCCTTGCGAACTTGTGCATCAAGAAGGAATCCACACTCAAACTTATGCGTAACTCAAATGGATTCATGAAGATATTTGTCAAGATCCTCGGCCCCTGCCCAGAGACTTTGTCTCTTGAAGTCGAACCCTCAGACACCATCGGCAATGTGAAAGCCAAGATGAGAAGATCCGGGGATGTGCTGATCTATAATGAAATTGTCCTTAACGATAAGCACACCCTTGCGGACTTCAACATTATCAACGGATCCACCCTCACAAGCATGGTTAAATATGAGAAATCTATGGAAATATTTGTGAATTCTTACACCGGAAAGACCATCTCCTTGTTAGTCAACCCCACATACACCATCAGCAAGGTGAAATCGATGCTCCTATATGAGGAAGATATTCAATATGGGGAGCAGGTGTTGATCTTCAACGAACTGGTTCTTGAGGACAGTGGGACCCTTTTCGACTTCAACATCAACAGGAAATCGACCCTCACGCTTATGCGTAGATCAAGGGGATCAAAGGAATCCATGAAGATATTCATCAAGATGCTTACCGGAGAGATCATTACTCAGATGGTTAAACCCTCGGACACTGTCAACAATGTAAAGGCCAAAATCCAGGATAAGGTGCATATTCCGCATCGCCGGCAGGAGTTGATCTTCAACGAGGTGGTTCTCTATGGCATTGATACCCTTTCTAGCTATAATATCAAAAACGAATCCACACTCACGGTTATGCGTGCATCACCGGGATTAATGCGTATATTTATCAGGACCCTAAATGGAAAGACCATTACTCTAGAAGTTGAATCCTCCGACACCACTGAGAATGTGCAATCGAAGATACAAAATCTGGTAGGTATTCCATGCGACCAACAAAGACTGATATTTAACGAAAAACTACTGGCGGAGGGGCGTACCCTTGCTGACCATGGCGTCCACAGGGAATCAATCATCCATCTTGTTTTAAGATTAAGGGGATGA
- the LOC110932404 gene encoding polyubiquitin-B gives MTATGKIISLQVKELDTIRTIKLQIEAKEGIPCRQQELILDEMLLQDTDTIGDLRIEKGSTLKLMRNSKMNIFVQDLGPYHLIFPLEVKPSDTIGNVKAKFFAHYGGSGNVLIFNEIVLDDDNDTLADFNIINGSTLTSMVKYEKSMEIFVNSYTGKTISLFVHPTDTITKVKSEIKRKEGIPVDEQVLIFNKVVLEDSATLLDFQIKEKSTLTLLQRSRGLKGFMNIFIKTFTEDQTITLEVKPSYTIHNIKAKIQNEVHIPLEAQELIFNKMVLHDTDTLASYNINNKSTLTVIRISRGFMHIFIKTLDGKTITVEVKPFDTIQNVKSAIYNMEGTPHCQQRLIYGNKQLEDSHTLADYDVHHESTIHLVLRIPGAITKATNWRSLF, from the coding sequence ATGACCGCCACCGGTAAGATCATCTCTCTTCAAGTTAAAGAACTAGACACCATTCGCACCATTAAACTCCAGATTGAGGCTAAGGAAGGTATTCCGTGTCGCCAGCAGGAACTCATCTTAGATGAAATGCTTCTTCAGGACACCGACACCATTGGGGACTTGCGCATCGAGAAGGGATCCACCCTCAAACTTATGCGCAACTCAAAGATGAATATATTCGTGCAGGATCTTGGCCCCTACCATTTGATTTTTCCGCTTGAAGTCAAACCCTCAGACACCATCGGCAACGTGAAAGCCAAGTTTTTTGCTCATTATGGTGGTAGTGGGAATGTGCTAATCTTCAATGAAATTGTTCTTGACGACGATAATGACACGCTTGCTGACTTCAACATTATCAACGGATCCACCCTCACAAGCATGGTAAAATATGAGAAATCTATGGAAATATTTGTGAATTCGTACACTGGAAAGACCATCTCTTTGTTCGTCCACCCTACAGACACCATCACCAAAGTGAAATCGGAGATCAAGCGTAAGGAAGGTATTCCTGTTGACGAGCAGGTGTTGATTTTCAACAAAGTAGTTCTTGAGGACAGCGCGACCCTTCTCGACTTCCAGATCAAGGAGAAATCAACCCTCACGCTTTTGCAACGATCAAGGGGATTAAAGGGATTCATGAATATATTCATCAAGACCTTCACCGAAGATCAGACCATTACTCTGGAAGTCAAACCCTCCTACACCATCCACAACATAAAAGCCAAGATCCAGAATGAGGTGCATATTCCACTTGAAGCTCAGGAGTTGATCTTCAACAAGATGGTTCTCCACGACACTGATACCCTTGCTAGCTATAACATCAACAATAAATCAACACTTACAGTTATACGTATATCACGGGGATTCATGCACATATTTATCAAGACCCTCGATGGAAAGACCATTACTGTGGAAGTCAAACCCTTCGACACCATCCAGAATGTGAAATCAGCTATCTATAATATGGAAGGTACTCCCCACTGCCAGCAGAGATTGATTTATGGCAACAAGCAACTGGAAGACAGCCATACCCTTGCCGACTATGACGTCCACCATGAATCAACCATCCATCTTGTTTTAAGAATACCGGGAGCGATAACGAAGGCGACAAATTGGAGGAGCTTATTTTAA